One stretch of Sinomonas terrae DNA includes these proteins:
- a CDS encoding lysophospholipid acyltransferase family protein, whose amino-acid sequence MSERVAFAFAGAVVRPIMNAIMGRTWLHTERLPEGGFIACPNHCTEIDPLVVGHMLYNQGRPPHFLAKAGLFKPPVLKQVMQGSKQIPVDRSGAGAGKSLEVAREVLDEGGAILIYPEGTLTRDPDLWPMKGHTGAARLALKTGAPVVPIAHWGAQEVFPRYAKRVYVWPRKRVRVIVGEPVDLSEFEGRPLDKSTLVAATDKIMAAITALLAELRGEEPPAQRWDPSAHQQSLHGRDVDRGTPRTRDAAANDGGIPA is encoded by the coding sequence ATGAGCGAGCGCGTCGCTTTCGCGTTCGCGGGTGCAGTGGTCCGGCCGATCATGAACGCGATCATGGGCAGGACCTGGCTCCACACCGAGCGGCTCCCAGAGGGCGGCTTCATCGCGTGCCCCAACCACTGCACCGAGATCGATCCGCTCGTCGTCGGGCATATGCTCTACAACCAAGGCAGGCCGCCGCACTTCCTCGCGAAGGCCGGGCTCTTCAAGCCGCCGGTGCTCAAGCAGGTCATGCAGGGCTCGAAGCAGATACCTGTCGATCGCAGCGGCGCCGGTGCTGGAAAGTCGCTCGAGGTCGCGCGTGAGGTGCTCGACGAGGGCGGCGCCATCCTCATCTACCCGGAGGGCACGCTCACCCGCGACCCTGACCTCTGGCCTATGAAGGGCCATACGGGTGCCGCTCGGCTCGCGCTCAAGACCGGGGCGCCCGTCGTCCCGATCGCTCACTGGGGGGCTCAGGAAGTATTCCCGCGCTACGCCAAGCGCGTCTACGTCTGGCCTCGCAAGCGTGTGCGAGTGATCGTGGGAGAACCCGTCGACCTGAGCGAGTTCGAGGGACGCCCGCTCGACAAGTCGACGCTCGTCGCGGCGACGGACAAGATCATGGCCGCGATCACGGCTCTTCTGGCGGAACTTCGCGGGGAAGAGCCGCCTGCGCAGCGGTGGGACCCCTCGGCGCACCAGCAGAGCCTGCACGGGCGCGACGTCGATCGCGGGACTCCCCGGACGCGGGACGCCGCAGCGAACGACGGCGGGATCCCCGCGTGA
- a CDS encoding NAD(P)H-dependent glycerol-3-phosphate dehydrogenase: MTDVAVFGAGSWGTTFAKVLADAAAAHGVQRSIRVWGRNPETIADINRRRNGRYLGDIELPEGISATTDPSAALRGAQLVVFAVPAQSLRAQLEQWRGLIPANAVVMSLMKGLEVGTDLRMTEVIAEVTGISPDRIAVLSGPNLAMEIARREPTASVVACADEQLARRIAQVCTAPYFRPYTSNDVVGAEIGGIVKNVIALCVGICEGKGMGDNTKASVMTRGLAETTRLAVALGADPHTLAGLAGLGDLVATCASKLSRNHTAGTLLGQGFSVDELGSHMTQIAEGIKSAPAVRELARRVGVEMPITEAVVGVLAGRVDVDQLESLLLARELKSEGE; the protein is encoded by the coding sequence ATCACCGACGTCGCGGTCTTCGGCGCCGGGAGCTGGGGAACGACTTTTGCGAAGGTCCTCGCCGACGCGGCCGCGGCGCACGGGGTTCAGCGCAGCATCCGGGTTTGGGGACGGAACCCGGAGACTATCGCGGACATCAACCGCCGCCGAAACGGTCGCTATCTCGGCGACATCGAACTGCCCGAAGGCATCAGCGCGACGACGGACCCTTCCGCGGCCCTCAGAGGGGCGCAGCTCGTCGTCTTCGCAGTCCCCGCCCAGTCGCTTCGGGCGCAGCTCGAGCAGTGGCGTGGCCTCATTCCCGCCAATGCCGTCGTGATGTCCCTCATGAAGGGACTCGAGGTCGGAACGGATCTGCGCATGACGGAGGTGATCGCCGAGGTCACCGGGATCTCCCCGGATCGCATCGCAGTGCTCTCGGGACCGAACCTCGCGATGGAGATCGCCCGCAGGGAGCCCACCGCCTCGGTGGTCGCATGCGCCGACGAGCAACTTGCCCGCCGCATCGCGCAGGTGTGCACGGCCCCGTACTTCCGCCCCTACACGTCGAACGACGTGGTGGGCGCGGAGATCGGGGGCATCGTCAAGAACGTGATCGCGCTGTGCGTCGGCATCTGCGAGGGCAAGGGCATGGGCGACAATACGAAGGCCTCCGTCATGACGCGAGGCCTCGCCGAGACGACCCGTCTCGCCGTCGCCCTCGGCGCGGACCCCCACACGCTCGCCGGGCTTGCCGGGCTCGGCGACCTCGTGGCGACGTGCGCGTCCAAGCTCTCGCGCAACCACACGGCCGGGACCCTCCTCGGCCAAGGCTTCAGCGTCGATGAACTAGGGAGTCACATGACCCAGATCGCCGAGGGCATCAAGTCCGCCCCTGCCGTGCGCGAACTCGCCCGGCGCGTCGGCGTCGAGATGCC